The proteins below come from a single Zhouia spongiae genomic window:
- a CDS encoding DMT family transporter, producing the protein MSEQGKKWLYLSVLTLIWGSSFILIKKSLVGLSPYQVGALRIVFTAFFLFSVGFKKMGEIKKRHWKWIAISGFLSSFFPPFFFALAQTEVDSGVASVLNSLTPLNTLLAGTVFFGITTTKKQAYGVFIGFIGTLILILKGAEFNPDQNYWYSILIIMSTLGYALNVNILKKYLTDISALAVTTGNFAFIVLPALVILWGTGFFETVMSSEAMQLSVLYVTVLSLFGTAFAKVLFNKLIQIASPVFASSVTYTMPLLAIVWGLLDGESFSLLQLLGGLVILTGVYLANNRKKE; encoded by the coding sequence ATGAGCGAACAAGGGAAAAAGTGGCTTTATCTTTCAGTGCTGACACTTATTTGGGGGAGCTCCTTTATACTTATCAAGAAGAGCCTGGTAGGTTTGTCTCCATATCAGGTCGGAGCCTTAAGGATTGTCTTTACCGCTTTCTTTTTATTTTCCGTCGGATTTAAAAAAATGGGAGAAATAAAGAAACGGCACTGGAAATGGATTGCCATATCGGGCTTTTTGAGCTCTTTCTTTCCTCCTTTTTTCTTTGCCCTGGCCCAGACCGAAGTCGATAGCGGAGTTGCTTCTGTGCTAAATTCCCTTACGCCCCTTAATACATTATTGGCTGGAACCGTGTTCTTTGGTATCACTACAACAAAAAAGCAGGCGTATGGCGTATTTATCGGCTTTATAGGGACGTTAATTCTGATTTTAAAAGGGGCGGAGTTCAATCCTGATCAGAATTATTGGTATAGCATACTGATTATTATGTCTACATTGGGATATGCCCTTAACGTAAATATTCTGAAAAAATACTTAACCGATATAAGTGCATTGGCGGTCACAACCGGCAATTTTGCCTTTATTGTTTTGCCTGCCCTGGTAATTTTATGGGGTACGGGCTTTTTTGAGACCGTTATGAGTTCGGAAGCGATGCAGCTTTCAGTACTCTATGTAACCGTACTTTCCTTATTCGGAACGGCCTTTGCCAAAGTTTTGTTCAATAAGTTGATTCAGATAGCAAGCCCGGTCTTTGCATCCTCAGTTACCTACACGATGCCCTTGTTGGCTATTGTATGGGGGTTGTTGGACGGCGAAAGCTTTAGCTTGCTTCAGTTGCTTGGCGGGTTGGTGATCCTGACAGGAGTTTATCTTGCAAATAACAGGAAGAAAGAATGA
- the gldD gene encoding gliding motility lipoprotein GldD — protein sequence MKVIKVFFIFLLVAAVVVSCKEEAMPKPEAALRLDYPLPVYINTVLGGCPFSMEINKAAVADQKGNCAYNVNYSSMNATVFLTYKEVDGNIDSLLMDAQKLTYEHAVKADGIIDQPFINDDENVYGMFYRISGDAASQSQFYVTDSVRHFLTGSLYFKTKPNYDSILPAAAYLENDIRKMMESVRWIDKEVK from the coding sequence ATGAAGGTAATAAAGGTATTTTTCATCTTTTTATTAGTGGCGGCCGTTGTTGTTTCGTGTAAAGAAGAAGCTATGCCAAAGCCGGAAGCGGCTTTAAGGTTGGATTATCCGTTACCAGTGTATATAAATACTGTGCTTGGCGGTTGCCCGTTCAGTATGGAGATCAATAAAGCAGCTGTAGCGGATCAAAAAGGGAACTGTGCTTATAATGTTAATTACAGCTCGATGAATGCCACGGTTTTTTTAACCTATAAAGAAGTTGACGGCAATATAGACAGCCTTCTTATGGATGCTCAAAAATTAACCTATGAACATGCGGTAAAAGCAGATGGCATCATAGACCAGCCCTTTATTAACGACGATGAAAACGTATACGGGATGTTTTACAGGATAAGTGGCGATGCAGCTTCCCAATCACAGTTCTATGTTACCGACAGTGTAAGGCATTTTTTAACCGGATCTTTGTATTTTAAAACCAAACCTAACTACGATTCCATTTTGCCTGCCGCAGCCTATTTGGAAAATGATATCCGGAAAATGATGGAGTCCGTTCGTTGGATTGATAAAGAAGTAAAATAA
- the gldE gene encoding gliding motility-associated protein GldE — MDPEPSSFLAIFTVIDTVATTKIIVLFILLVCSALISGAEVAFFTVNEDELEEGNGKNKRDKLVLKLLETPKKLFNTILIFNNLVNIAFVLLFSASANYFFGPLSSYSLGGVELKFVVEVIVAAFLILMFGEILPKIYVTKNQLKFVRFIAPSLNLLAKILSPVSIPMRNANNYFQEKWGRQKSNLSVDQLSQALELTSEEDTTSEEQKILQGIVTFGNTETRQVMTPRIDVFALSEDTKFSEVFKEIVKNGYSRIPVYSEHMDNITGVLYVKDVLPHIDKKSFNWVLLKREAYFVPENKKLDDLLLEFQEMKSHLAIVVDEYGGTSGLITLEDIIEEIVGDISDEFDDEDLIYSKLDDRNFVFEGKTTLKDFYRVIQLEDESLFEENKGESETIAGFILEIAGSFPKKGEKINYENYTFVVEALDKKRIKQIKLTIN; from the coding sequence TTGGATCCTGAGCCCTCGAGTTTTTTAGCAATTTTTACGGTTATAGATACCGTTGCAACCACCAAAATTATTGTCTTATTTATCTTGCTGGTATGTTCTGCGTTAATTTCAGGTGCAGAAGTGGCCTTTTTTACTGTTAATGAAGATGAGCTGGAAGAAGGAAATGGTAAGAACAAGAGAGACAAGTTGGTGTTGAAGCTCCTGGAAACTCCCAAAAAGCTATTCAATACCATTCTGATCTTTAATAACCTGGTCAATATTGCTTTTGTGCTTTTATTCAGTGCATCAGCCAACTATTTTTTCGGACCCTTGTCGTCTTATTCACTGGGTGGCGTTGAACTTAAGTTTGTCGTAGAAGTTATTGTGGCAGCCTTTCTCATTTTAATGTTTGGAGAAATATTGCCGAAAATATACGTGACCAAGAACCAGCTTAAATTCGTGAGGTTTATAGCTCCTTCTCTTAATTTGCTGGCTAAAATATTGTCGCCGGTCAGTATCCCGATGCGAAATGCCAATAATTATTTTCAGGAAAAATGGGGGAGGCAAAAATCTAACCTTTCGGTAGATCAGCTGTCCCAGGCTTTAGAGCTAACCTCGGAAGAGGATACCACTTCGGAAGAACAGAAAATATTGCAGGGAATCGTTACGTTCGGGAATACGGAAACCAGACAGGTAATGACGCCGAGAATAGACGTTTTTGCACTTAGCGAAGACACGAAATTCTCTGAAGTTTTTAAGGAGATTGTCAAAAACGGTTATTCGCGTATCCCCGTATATAGTGAACATATGGATAACATTACAGGGGTTTTATACGTAAAAGATGTTTTGCCGCATATCGACAAGAAATCATTTAATTGGGTTTTGCTGAAACGGGAAGCCTATTTCGTTCCTGAAAATAAAAAACTCGACGATCTGCTGTTGGAATTTCAGGAAATGAAAAGTCATTTGGCCATCGTGGTAGATGAATATGGGGGGACTTCGGGACTTATAACACTTGAAGATATTATTGAGGAGATCGTAGGTGATATTTCAGATGAATTTGACGATGAAGATCTTATTTATTCCAAGCTCGACGACAGAAACTTTGTGTTTGAAGGTAAAACGACACTAAAAGATTTTTACAGGGTTATTCAGTTGGAGGATGAATCCCTGTTTGAAGAAAACAAAGGAGAGTCGGAGACCATAGCAGGGTTTATTCTTGAGATAGCAGGGAGCTTTCCGAAAAAAGGAGAAAAAATAAATTATGAGAATTATACGTTTGTTGTTGAAGCGTTGGATAAAAAACGAATTAAACAAATAAAACTAACGATCAATTAA
- a CDS encoding single-stranded DNA-binding protein, whose translation MSGTLNKVMLIGHLGDEVKMTYFDGGNCIGRFPLATNEAYTNRQTGERVTSTEWHNIVVRNKAAEICEKYLTKGDKIYVEGRIKNRQWQGEDGQTRYTTEIQVTDFTFLSAKKEEGGMQQSSSVQPQRQEQKPQAGQVVQEPEPDDDLPF comes from the coding sequence ATGAGCGGAACGCTGAACAAAGTAATGTTGATCGGACACCTGGGAGATGAAGTTAAAATGACCTATTTCGATGGGGGAAATTGCATAGGCCGGTTTCCGTTGGCAACAAATGAAGCCTATACGAACAGGCAAACCGGAGAAAGGGTAACTTCTACTGAATGGCATAATATAGTGGTTAGAAATAAAGCAGCGGAAATATGCGAAAAATACCTGACCAAAGGCGATAAGATTTATGTGGAAGGGAGAATAAAGAACCGTCAATGGCAGGGTGAAGACGGACAAACGCGTTACACCACAGAGATACAAGTAACCGATTTTACGTTTCTGTCGGCCAAGAAGGAAGAAGGAGGCATGCAGCAGTCTTCCTCTGTTCAGCCGCAAAGGCAAGAGCAAAAACCACAGGCAGGTCAAGTGGTTCAAGAACCCGAACCGGACGACGATCTGCCATTTTAA
- the mutY gene encoding A/G-specific adenine glycosylase yields MFSSKIRQWYKANKRALPWRESQDPYRIWLSEIMLQQTRVEQGLPYYKKFTENYPTVFQLAAASEEEVLKMWQGLGYYSRARNLHATAKHVAENLNGIFPDSYKELKKLKGVGDYTASAIASFCFDIPEPVVDGNVYRVLARYFGVDFAINSTEGIKYFKELASELIDKGNPAEYNQGIMEFGAIQCKPQSPKCGTCPLNDGCLALQKGRIEQLPVKLKKTKVKDRYFNYLVLRSEGETLIRQRRQKDIWQNLYEFPLIESKQELDIQQLEEHPYFTALLAGANYSLTLFNAQPKVHKLSHQHLYTKFWVVHLHAPIENGIPCQELDEYPMPVLIANFVEEYSF; encoded by the coding sequence ATGTTTTCTAGCAAAATTAGACAGTGGTATAAGGCGAATAAAAGGGCGTTGCCGTGGCGTGAGTCGCAGGATCCGTACCGTATTTGGCTGTCAGAGATCATGTTACAGCAAACCAGGGTAGAGCAAGGGCTGCCGTACTATAAAAAATTTACGGAAAACTATCCGACTGTGTTTCAGCTTGCTGCCGCATCTGAAGAAGAAGTGCTGAAAATGTGGCAGGGTTTAGGGTATTATTCCAGGGCGCGAAACCTGCATGCAACTGCAAAACACGTAGCTGAAAATTTAAATGGCATTTTTCCGGATTCGTATAAAGAACTGAAAAAACTTAAAGGAGTAGGCGATTACACAGCAAGTGCGATTGCCTCATTTTGTTTCGATATCCCCGAGCCCGTTGTAGATGGCAATGTATACAGGGTCTTAGCACGATATTTTGGTGTCGACTTCGCTATAAACAGCACTGAAGGGATTAAATATTTTAAAGAACTGGCTTCTGAGCTGATCGACAAAGGCAATCCCGCAGAATATAATCAGGGAATCATGGAGTTTGGGGCCATACAATGTAAGCCACAATCTCCCAAATGCGGTACATGTCCTTTGAACGACGGTTGTCTGGCCTTACAAAAGGGGAGGATTGAACAGCTCCCTGTAAAACTAAAAAAGACAAAAGTAAAAGACAGGTATTTTAATTATCTTGTTCTTCGATCAGAAGGCGAAACGCTGATCCGGCAACGCCGGCAAAAAGATATCTGGCAGAACCTGTATGAGTTTCCGTTAATCGAATCAAAACAAGAACTTGATATACAGCAGCTGGAAGAACATCCGTATTTTACAGCGCTGCTAGCAGGCGCAAATTACAGTCTGACATTGTTTAATGCGCAGCCGAAAGTACATAAATTGTCGCATCAACACTTATATACTAAATTTTGGGTTGTACATTTGCATGCTCCGATTGAAAATGGGATTCCCTGTCAGGAACTAGATGAATACCCGATGCCGGTTTTAATCGCTAATTTTGTAGAGGAATATAGTTTTTAG
- a CDS encoding HU family DNA-binding protein, whose translation MTKADLVAKISEKLGIEKGDVQATVETFMEEVKNSLENGDNVYLRGFGSFIIKTRAEKTGRNISKNTTIKIPAHNIPAFKPAKVFVEGVKANVDVK comes from the coding sequence ATGACGAAAGCAGATCTAGTAGCCAAAATCTCAGAGAAACTTGGCATAGAAAAGGGAGACGTACAGGCAACTGTAGAAACTTTTATGGAAGAAGTAAAGAACTCCTTAGAGAACGGAGACAACGTTTACTTGCGTGGTTTCGGTAGTTTTATCATTAAAACAAGAGCCGAAAAAACGGGAAGAAACATCTCTAAGAATACAACCATCAAGATTCCTGCGCATAATATTCCTGCTTTTAAACCAGCTAAAGTATTTGTAGAGGGCGTTAAAGCGAACGTAGACGTAAAATAA
- a CDS encoding Rne/Rng family ribonuclease produces the protein MNKELIVRSGSSDVDFALLKDGKLIELHKEVSSSDFAVGDIMLAKVRKPVPGLNAAFVNVGYEKDAFLHYHDLGPQLSSLLKFIKRVSTGKVKDFSLKDFPFEEDIDKDGVINDVIKANQSILVQIVKEPISTKGPRISSELSIAGRYLVLVPFSNRISVSQKIEDKDEKDRLKRLVQSIKPKGFGVIVRTVAEGKKVAELDKDLQNLINRWQVMCKKIYKAPQPSKVLSEMNRAASILRDVFNDTFTGIHVDDETLYYQIKDYLSEIAPKKESIVKMYNSSVPVFEKFGIERQIKTSFGRTVSMSKGAYLVIEHTEALHVIDVNSGNRSNKAKSQEETALEVNLIAATEIARQLRLRDMGGIIVVDFIDMSDAENRRTLYNHLRDEMGDDRAKHKILPPSKFGLIQITRQRVRPELTIKTREEDPNTNGEVEAPIVLVDKMTFDLERIIKNDKAKNGIILNTHPFIAAYLTKGFPSIRSKWFLEHKKWVKILPRDAYTYLEYRFKDKNGKTLKQ, from the coding sequence GTGAATAAGGAATTAATTGTCCGATCTGGTTCCTCTGACGTTGATTTTGCCTTATTAAAGGATGGAAAACTGATAGAATTACACAAAGAGGTAAGTAGTTCAGACTTTGCCGTAGGCGATATTATGCTGGCAAAGGTAAGAAAACCGGTTCCGGGACTTAACGCTGCATTTGTAAATGTAGGTTATGAAAAAGATGCTTTTTTGCATTATCACGATCTCGGCCCGCAATTATCCTCATTGTTAAAATTCATCAAACGTGTAAGCACAGGTAAAGTAAAAGATTTCTCTTTAAAAGATTTCCCATTTGAAGAAGACATAGACAAAGACGGTGTTATTAACGATGTTATTAAGGCCAACCAGTCTATATTAGTTCAAATTGTAAAAGAGCCTATCTCTACCAAAGGACCCAGAATTAGTTCAGAGCTTTCAATAGCCGGACGATATCTGGTTCTGGTACCTTTTTCGAATCGAATTTCTGTTTCTCAGAAAATTGAAGACAAAGATGAAAAAGATAGACTTAAAAGGCTCGTACAAAGCATTAAACCTAAAGGGTTTGGAGTTATTGTCCGTACGGTAGCCGAAGGCAAAAAAGTCGCTGAACTGGACAAAGATTTGCAAAACTTGATCAATCGTTGGCAAGTTATGTGCAAAAAAATTTACAAAGCGCCTCAACCGTCTAAAGTTTTAAGCGAAATGAATCGTGCCGCCTCCATATTGAGAGACGTTTTTAACGATACATTTACAGGAATTCACGTAGACGACGAAACGCTTTATTATCAAATCAAGGATTATTTGAGCGAAATCGCTCCTAAAAAAGAATCCATCGTAAAAATGTACAACTCTTCTGTTCCGGTTTTTGAAAAATTCGGAATTGAGCGTCAAATCAAAACTTCGTTTGGTCGTACTGTATCTATGAGTAAAGGTGCTTATCTGGTTATTGAACATACCGAAGCCCTTCATGTAATAGATGTTAACAGCGGTAACAGATCCAATAAAGCTAAATCGCAAGAAGAAACGGCCCTTGAGGTAAACCTCATAGCCGCTACTGAAATTGCGAGGCAGTTAAGACTTCGGGATATGGGAGGTATCATCGTAGTCGATTTTATTGATATGTCTGATGCCGAAAACCGAAGAACGTTATACAACCATTTAAGAGACGAAATGGGCGACGACAGAGCCAAGCACAAAATCCTTCCCCCCAGTAAGTTTGGCCTGATACAGATTACGCGACAAAGAGTAAGACCGGAGTTAACTATTAAAACAAGAGAAGAGGACCCTAACACCAATGGTGAAGTAGAGGCTCCTATTGTCCTGGTTGATAAAATGACTTTCGATCTTGAAAGAATTATTAAAAATGATAAAGCTAAAAACGGTATTATATTAAACACACACCCGTTTATAGCCGCTTATCTGACAAAAGGATTTCCATCCATCCGTTCTAAATGGTTTTTAGAACACAAAAAATGGGTAAAAATTTTACCAAGAGATGCTTACACGTATTTAGAGTACCGTTTTAAAGATAAAAACGGAAAAACATTAAAACAATAA
- a CDS encoding peroxiredoxin family protein produces MYKIIWWLLLTLLSYSGFAQNVADTHIITLPITEAEGFGLFSPEFKELEYDPAEMVSDEWNNTREAVTGIPEHWDKPVVKRIIFDIYQFTYQNYKLGALSEDFFNSAKEAWQWDPAKRALYEQPIRCYTHIAMFKTPSGVIEYKLDTDNDKDFRDERTVSSPIMVVALANGAKPEYALRVQYETYVNGKVEKKTIPVLIAQNKEDRLLYGFPVHGETWFKKKRLVLRGDVVSTTYDKRTLVGVDGKKEGFKPVKKEAQLEVEGENYLNMGTDANNLMLTLGVEQPTKNNLVYRKPMVGDAAAVFSGNEFTTNKPVSLKDYKGRYLYLEFWGSWCKPCMKEIPNVKHARQNLDPALISFLGIAYDKPEELAKTIKKEKITWPQILHSKENKIADIYDVRNFPKSYLIDPDGKIIAEDLRGSKLVKLLEKYMNKRSR; encoded by the coding sequence ATGTATAAAATTATTTGGTGGCTGCTGTTAACGCTGCTCTCGTATTCAGGATTTGCACAAAATGTTGCCGACACCCATATTATAACCTTGCCAATCACAGAAGCAGAGGGGTTTGGTCTGTTTTCCCCGGAATTTAAAGAATTAGAGTATGATCCGGCAGAAATGGTGTCAGATGAGTGGAATAATACCAGAGAGGCCGTAACGGGAATACCGGAGCATTGGGACAAACCGGTGGTAAAAAGGATTATTTTTGACATTTACCAGTTCACATATCAGAATTATAAGCTTGGCGCTTTAAGCGAAGATTTTTTTAACAGTGCGAAGGAAGCATGGCAATGGGATCCGGCAAAGAGGGCTCTTTATGAGCAGCCGATTCGGTGTTATACGCATATAGCAATGTTTAAAACTCCGTCTGGAGTGATTGAATATAAGCTCGACACTGATAACGACAAGGATTTCAGAGATGAAAGAACGGTGTCTTCTCCAATAATGGTTGTTGCTCTTGCAAATGGAGCCAAACCCGAATATGCATTAAGAGTACAATACGAGACCTATGTTAACGGTAAGGTAGAAAAGAAAACCATTCCGGTACTTATCGCACAAAATAAAGAGGATCGTTTGTTGTATGGTTTTCCCGTACATGGGGAAACATGGTTTAAAAAAAAGAGACTGGTTTTAAGGGGTGATGTTGTTAGCACGACATATGATAAACGCACTCTGGTAGGTGTAGACGGTAAAAAGGAGGGCTTTAAACCGGTAAAAAAAGAAGCGCAGTTGGAAGTAGAAGGTGAAAATTACCTGAATATGGGGACAGATGCCAATAATCTGATGCTGACGTTAGGGGTCGAACAACCAACCAAGAATAATTTAGTGTATAGAAAGCCGATGGTAGGCGATGCAGCAGCAGTTTTTTCAGGGAATGAATTTACGACAAACAAACCTGTCAGTTTAAAAGATTATAAAGGCAGGTACCTGTACCTGGAGTTCTGGGGAAGCTGGTGTAAACCATGTATGAAGGAAATTCCTAATGTAAAACATGCCAGGCAGAATTTAGATCCGGCCTTGATTTCATTTCTGGGAATCGCATACGACAAGCCCGAAGAGCTTGCCAAAACGATTAAAAAGGAAAAGATTACCTGGCCGCAAATACTTCACAGTAAGGAAAATAAGATCGCAGATATATACGATGTTCGGAATTTTCCTAAATCGTATTTAATAGATCCGGACGGAAAGATAATAGCAGAAGACCTGCGGGGTAGCAAATTGGTAAAACTATTAGAAAAGTATATGAACAAACGATCCAGGTAG
- a CDS encoding nuclear transport factor 2 family protein: MEKVATLVSEWFDKWTTGDFLSLPVTETFTHTSPFGTIEGKRAYIEQVIANKDKFLGYTFDILDALYYPDKACVRYIARQDDFKLEVSEWYYIKDKSIDRVVAYYHIGEIREDRKLNDI; the protein is encoded by the coding sequence ATGGAAAAAGTTGCGACTTTGGTTTCGGAATGGTTTGATAAATGGACGACAGGCGATTTTTTAAGTCTCCCGGTTACAGAAACTTTTACACATACCAGTCCGTTTGGAACCATTGAAGGAAAAAGAGCCTATATAGAACAGGTAATCGCTAACAAGGATAAATTTCTTGGCTATACCTTCGATATACTTGATGCATTGTACTATCCGGACAAAGCTTGTGTCCGCTATATTGCCAGGCAGGACGACTTTAAACTGGAGGTGAGTGAGTGGTATTATATAAAAGACAAGTCGATCGATCGGGTCGTAGCATATTATCATATTGGAGAGATTAGAGAAGACAGGAAGCTTAATGATATTTGA
- a CDS encoding glycoside hydrolase family 27 protein yields MKTYFSTLLIVFVLMMSCNSGSGKEDKREDQNAVAISGKKDFNRPMMGWASWNAYRVNISEEIIRAQADAIVKLGLDTLGYRYINIDDGYFGGRNASGELISHPERFPNGMKALSAYIHNKGLKAGIYTDAGINTCASYWDKDTIGTGMGLYGHEYKDLNLLLNKWNYDFLKVDWCGGEWMGLDEQTRYTEIGNLIKEVKPEVLYNVCRWQFPGKWVTQVADSWRISGDIANNFKSILHIIDKNADLWKYATNGHYNDMDILQVGRGMTKEENKVHFSMWSMMHSPLILGNDLTKISEETLQIISNKEIIDLNQSSFVYQARRVVDKGDLEVWAKPLTSTVSGEVAVALLNRSKEEQDIAFDLEDVGIIASEAYTMRDLWEKKDYPASKQDSMIMKVPAHGIVVLKVIGTAKPFNVFQYEDKK; encoded by the coding sequence ATGAAGACTTATTTCTCCACACTACTTATCGTTTTTGTTTTGATGATGTCCTGTAATTCTGGAAGCGGCAAAGAGGATAAAAGAGAAGATCAGAATGCTGTTGCGATATCTGGCAAGAAAGATTTTAATCGTCCGATGATGGGATGGGCCAGTTGGAATGCCTACAGAGTAAATATCAGCGAAGAAATAATCCGGGCACAAGCTGATGCGATCGTTAAATTGGGCTTAGATACACTCGGATACCGCTATATAAATATCGATGATGGATATTTTGGGGGAAGAAATGCAAGCGGAGAGCTAATCTCGCATCCTGAACGATTTCCGAATGGAATGAAGGCGTTGTCAGCTTATATTCATAATAAGGGCCTGAAAGCAGGTATTTATACCGATGCAGGGATAAATACGTGTGCTTCATATTGGGATAAGGATACCATCGGAACCGGAATGGGGTTGTACGGCCATGAATATAAAGATTTAAATCTGTTGTTAAATAAATGGAATTACGATTTCTTAAAAGTAGATTGGTGTGGCGGAGAATGGATGGGCTTGGATGAACAGACAAGATATACTGAAATAGGAAATCTGATAAAAGAGGTTAAGCCTGAAGTCTTATATAATGTATGCAGATGGCAGTTTCCCGGTAAATGGGTGACTCAAGTTGCCGATTCTTGGAGGATCTCAGGCGATATTGCAAACAACTTCAAGTCCATACTTCACATCATCGATAAAAATGCCGATCTATGGAAATATGCAACAAACGGGCATTACAACGATATGGATATTCTACAGGTAGGGAGAGGGATGACCAAAGAAGAAAACAAAGTACACTTTTCGATGTGGAGCATGATGCATTCACCACTCATTTTAGGAAATGATTTAACCAAAATATCGGAAGAAACGCTTCAGATTATTAGTAATAAAGAAATTATAGACCTCAATCAGAGTTCTTTTGTATACCAGGCAAGGAGAGTGGTTGATAAGGGAGATCTGGAGGTTTGGGCCAAGCCATTAACATCGACTGTAAGCGGAGAGGTAGCCGTTGCATTATTGAACAGAAGTAAAGAAGAACAGGATATAGCTTTTGACCTTGAGGATGTCGGTATCATTGCTTCTGAGGCTTATACGATGAGAGATTTATGGGAGAAAAAAGACTACCCGGCATCAAAACAGGATTCGATGATAATGAAAGTCCCGGCTCATGGTATTGTGGTATTAAAAGTAATAGGTACTGCAAAACCTTTCAATGTGTTTCAATACGAGGATAAAAAATAG